The Pseudanabaena sp. PCC 6802 genomic interval CAGTAGGGTTCGCTCACTTAGCTAACTCAATTAATGCGTTTCTGTACTTTCTAATACCACGCCTGGCAACTTCGATTTTCTTGGCAAATTCAGGATCGTAGGCAGAAATCTCGTACCCAAAAGGGGTTTTAGTCGCGAAGAGATGATTGCCATCTTCAACATTCATACTGGATGCCATTTCTTTTGGAATAATTACGCTCAATGAGTTACCTCTTTTCTTGACATTGAGAAGCATCACAACCTCCTTGAGATCCTCAGTTAATCCGCATACGTATAGTGCTTTTCAATCAAGAAAAGTCTTATTTTGGGGGCGAATAGGGTTCTACCCCTGCTTAGAGGTGCGTACGGAACGCAGCCGATAGCCCCTTTCCATACCGATTGGAAACTCGCTATATAGCCATAGACAGATCTGTTAGGACATTGAGGTGTGGGGGTTGCGCCCCCACGCAGGGGAGGCAGGGCGGTCTTGGGGGTTCCCCGCTAGAGCCACTGCCGTGTGGAACCCCTGCACCCCTTCCTAAGCCTGTTGGCTATAGCTATATAATAATGTTACAACAAATGTTGTAACATTGATTGCTCGTAGCCATCTAATCGATCGCTTGTTCTTGGTTTGCATGAGGTGAAATATGCAGATTCGCACGCCTGAATGGGTTAAACACGCGGTTTTCTACCAGATCTTCCCCGATCGCTTTGCCAAAGGAAAAGTACCGTCAGGAACAGTTACATCGAGATCTCTGGAATCGTGGGAGGCGATGCCCACCCTACAGGGATATAAGGGTGGCAACCTGTGGGGCGTAATCGAAAAACTCGATTATTTGCAGAACCTGGGCATTAACGCCATTTACTTTACGCCCATCTTTCAGTCCGCTTGCAACCATCGCTACCATACCCACGATTATTATCAAATTGACCCATTATTGGGTGGAAATGCGGCATTCGAGCAACTATTAACCGCAGCGCATCAACGTCAGATTAAAATCGTACTCGATGGCGTGTTCAACCATGCCAGTCGTGGCTTCTTCTTCTTTAATGACATTCTTGAAAATGGCCCGCATTCCCCTTGGGTGGATTGGTTTAAGATCGAAGACTGGCCGCTATGTCCCTATGATGGCGATCGCCCTGCCAACTACGTCAGTTGGGCGGGGAATCGCGCTCTGCCAGAGTTTAACCACGACAACCCGGACGTGCGGGAATACATCATGCGCGTTGGCGAGTATTGGATCGCACAAGGCATTGATGGGTGGCGGCTAGATGTACCGAATTGCGTTAAAACGCCGGGCTTTTGGCAAGAATTTCGAGATCGCGTCAAAGCGATTAATCCCGAAGCTTACATCGTGGGAGAGATTTGGGATGATGCCAGTGAATGGCTGGATGGCACTCAGTTTGATGGCGTGATGAACTATCGATTTACCGAAGCGAATGTGGCATTTACGGCGGGCGATCGCGTACAGATCGAATACGTGCGCCATCACAGCAGCTTCCAACCCTATCCCGCCCTTGACGCGGCTGGCTATGCCGCTAAAATCGAACATCTTTTAGCACTATACCCTTGGGAAATTCAACTTACACAACTGAACCTGTTGGATAGTCACGATACCGCGAGATTATTGGCGATCGCAGGTGGTGAGAAGGAAGATTCTCTAGAAGAAGCGCGATCTAGTGTGAAATTGGCGACGCTGTTGTTATTCACCTTCCCTGGTGCTCCCAGCGTTTACTATGGCGACGAAGTGGGTTTAGCAGGTGGCATCGACCCAGACTGCCGCCGTGCTTTTCCCCCCGAGGCGGAATGGCACGGAGTCACGCTGGACTATCATTATCAATTAATTAAATTGCGCCATACATACCCTGCTCTCAGGATTGGCAAGTATCGTACTCTGTTTGCCGAAGGGGGAGTCTATGCGTTTGCCCGTCAGTTAGGGAATGAAGTGGCGATCGTCGCAGTTAATGTCAGCACTGAACCGAAGCAAATTAGCTGTGAGGTTAAGTTAGAAGGCAACCCTCAGCTACCGGAGCGAATAGTATATGGGGTTGGTATAACCTTTTCATGGCAGAATAGGGATGGTAGTGAGGAATTTACTGCGATCGCGCCGATACTTAGCTTGTTAGTTCCAGCCCGCTCTGGCTTAGTCCTGGCTTAGTTATTTTGGCGATCGAGTATACTTTCTCAGTGCACTTGGGTAACTTCTTTATATCAGCTAAATCGTACGCAGGCAAAGACAGAAGTTGGACTCATCACCCCTGGAGTAGTTCCACTACGTCTTGGCATGTAAGTTTTAGCTCAGACAATACCTAGTGCAACCAAGCTAATGGCAACGATCTCAATGCTTAAACCCAACAAAATGGATGACCTAGAGGAGTCTAGAAAGATAAGTTTACAGTGTCTTGACTGTGGGTATACCCAAACGGTGGGCGAGAGAATTCAATCTATTTGTCCTAAGTGTGGTAGCAACCTGATTGC includes:
- a CDS encoding glycoside hydrolase family 13 protein; translation: MQIRTPEWVKHAVFYQIFPDRFAKGKVPSGTVTSRSLESWEAMPTLQGYKGGNLWGVIEKLDYLQNLGINAIYFTPIFQSACNHRYHTHDYYQIDPLLGGNAAFEQLLTAAHQRQIKIVLDGVFNHASRGFFFFNDILENGPHSPWVDWFKIEDWPLCPYDGDRPANYVSWAGNRALPEFNHDNPDVREYIMRVGEYWIAQGIDGWRLDVPNCVKTPGFWQEFRDRVKAINPEAYIVGEIWDDASEWLDGTQFDGVMNYRFTEANVAFTAGDRVQIEYVRHHSSFQPYPALDAAGYAAKIEHLLALYPWEIQLTQLNLLDSHDTARLLAIAGGEKEDSLEEARSSVKLATLLLFTFPGAPSVYYGDEVGLAGGIDPDCRRAFPPEAEWHGVTLDYHYQLIKLRHTYPALRIGKYRTLFAEGGVYAFARQLGNEVAIVAVNVSTEPKQISCEVKLEGNPQLPERIVYGVGITFSWQNRDGSEEFTAIAPILSLLVPARSGLVLA
- a CDS encoding AbrB family transcriptional regulator, whose translation is MLLNVKKRGNSLSVIIPKEMASSMNVEDGNHLFATKTPFGYEISAYDPEFAKKIEVARRGIRKYRNALIELAK